The genomic segment GGCATCTGTAGCAGGTGACCCAACCAAACCACCTGAGAGagtgaatgaaaataaaaaagacttaGAGGGGCTACAAATTAATAGAAAAGCAataagaacttctgaaaaatgtgCAAAAACTCTTTTTAATTGGACTATCAGTGGCTCTTGTATACCTTTCTAAACAAGGTTCTGGATGCAAAATGCCTATTGagacaaacttttttttttttgtgaccaAGTTAAAACCAAAAAGTCAAAAGGCCATATTTTATAGTGTCTTCACAATTCCCCTTGCAACATGTATGCACTGGAGAGAAAATGTACCACTTTTCAGAAGTATGAACACTTTTTTGGGGAGACTTTATGTTCAAGTCTCCTTCTTCCTGCACACATTACACATTCCTACCCCCTACAGAACAGGGCAGGAAAGGTTTCGGGGAAACTGGGCTCTGCCTTTTGCAAAAGGAAGGTAGATGTGCCCTGAAGTCCTCCTACACGATACCAAATGCTGTGCATTCAACAGACCTGCTGGTTAATGGTCTTGCCCATAAGTAACATTTTAACCATAGAGTagtgtttgtttgcttcaaaAGCCACAAAGCCAAAGGGGAAGTGTAGGAGAACGTGGGCAGGACGGTGGCCAGGAGCCTCATGACCTCATCTTTTTTCCGCCACATGGGGATTGGTGGCCGTGCCTGGGACAGCATTTAAATTCCCCGAGGTTGGAGATGTCAGGCAGTCGGGGGACGAGGGGAGaaagccagagctgctgggagccAAGCGGtttgagctgctgctgggatcACTAAGAGAGCTCTTGTTGCAGCTGACTTCTCCAGCACCAGAAAGGtaatttttcttgcctttttcttttttacctgaCATGTTCTGTTCTGTCTGCAGCTCTAGCTAAGGAAGCTTTGGACAGGTGATCCTGGAAAACTGCTTCACTGCCCAAGGGCGTTTGACGTTTCTCTGCAGAAAAAGGTCTACTTTTACAGGAGCAAGGTTGCTTTAGGGAAGCAGGGTACCATACGTAATTGCCAGTTAAAATCTGTGTGCTGATAGGTGTTAGGAGGAGGTTAGTGAAAAGTCTACCTGTTTAATTTCTCAGGGATGTTGCTTTTCCTGAGAAGTGGTCTGTCCGCACCAAAATTTACTGTAGCTCAGTACTATCTTAATTTAATCGGGAATCGCTCATTTATTAAATTGCTAAAACTGCAATGTGAGCAGATATTTCGCTTCATTTCTTGCCTGGAAACACAGGTTGTTCTGTTCAAACTTCTGCAGGTGAAAATAAAGATCtgtaaataaaagcagtttatGCTCATATAAATGGAGCTTACTCATAGTGACTCCAGTTAATAACCCTGAAAACTAGTTactttaaaatacttgaaaCGAGAACCTCAGCTGGGCTTATCTTATCCTGTTTCTTCTGTCAAAATGATGTTAAAGGAATCATGATAAACCTAATATCATCtttacagttctttgtttttcagaaggcttttccttttgccagTGCAAGTCAGCAGATGAGAGGAGTCTGCTCACCCTCTCAGTGTGGCTACTCTCCGTACTTTCCAATATCTGGTTTTAAAGTTCTTGCAGCTTTTGTGTTGCTAAGTCATTTAAAAATGGGCTGGGTGTGGTGATGGAAGACAGATGAAAAAGATTGGTCTTGGCATGGTGAAGAACACCAGAAGGAAGCAAAAGCATGTGGCTTTTTTTGGTGGTATTTTACATCGTTGACTCagtgtttcaaaacattttctagGTAAAACATCACAATGAAGGTGGCAGTCCTGTGTTTATGCCTTATCAGCATTGTTGCTGCATGGCCAGTAAGTAAATCACAATGTGCATTAGCCATCACATATTCCCTTTGCACGttagcaaaaataatttcatttaatttaattttctccctTCAAGGTGAGTAAATCCAAGCAGCATGCTGTTTCTGGcagctctgaagaaaaatacgtaagctctttttgtctttctattaattttccttaataaatacttttaattattttttcctgtaatacACATTATCTGATATATGGTTTATGATTGGAGCTGCTTGCAGAACATGTCCTCATCTGGCTATTACGAGCCAGTTTCTCAGGTAGCTAAAGCACAGAGCCACTGAATTCAGTAGACTTTTGCCACATTAGGCATCCTGGTACCTGGTTGTGGACTCGCATCACAGTTATATCTCTGGACCAGCACtggaaacctttttttcttaatgaaaaatgtgTAAGCTGTCcgttaaaaagagaaaaggactGTAGCATGGTGTAACTGCTATAACCCACAGTCATTAGTGTGGATCAGATGGCAATATTTGGTTTGGAAGAGCACTTCAATCCACTTCCCATGAATTTTTGCAGTGGTATGAGTAAATGGTACTGATCTTGTATATAGCTATCTAATTTATACTCCATTGCCAGCTACTGCTCATGTAAAATCAGCTATTTACTCTGAGAATCAGCTACTGCATTTAACTTAAGAGTCTTCATGATATGGGGGATAAATATTTATTGGGAAAAGAACCTGAGAATTATTTGAAACGATGGTTGTTAGATATGACTCaagcctttctttccttctcttgaaGGATCCCAGGAGCCATCACTTACACAGACAGCACCACAAACATGTGAATTCTCAGTCTTGGGAGAGTCTGCAGCACACACAGAATGACCTGGCTCAGCAGGTATGTGCAACTaactggaagagaaagaagagcatCTCTTAGTGCCGAGATTTGCAAGTTAGGATTAAATGCTTAAAGAGCAGTCAACATGCCGATCAGCTCTATTGTACATGCTTCAGCATCCTAATAGTGAGTTTGCTGTCATTTTCAGACTCTAGACTCTTCAGAAGAAAGCGTGGATGTCCCAGTACAAGCGGTAAGTGATTTGAATGGCAAAATGGCAGCCCAATGTGGTTCTTGTGGTAATAGCTctcccaaaataaaataaagaatcagGTGGGGTGAGACGAATTCAGAGCAATTTGTGCCCTTAGCTCTTCAACAGTGTATAAGCCCTGGGTGAGACAGGACAGATAAGAGTATGCGTGTCTTGTATATGTTCGTTTGCCTGATGGATAATAAATGCTTTGCAGCACTTTCCTGTTGTATCAAGCAAGAGCCACGAAGATGTTGATGGTGATGACGATGACACAGATGAATCTGATGAGGACGACGATGGTTTTCCCACAGACGTCCCAGTAACCGTACCCTTCTCTCCTTTCACCCGGGGAGACAGCGCTGGCAGAGGCGACAGCGCTGGCAGAGGCGACAGTGTGGCCTACGCGGTGAGGGCAAAAGCCACAGTGGTGAAGTCTAGCAAAATCCGCAAAGCTGCAAAACAGGTAAATAGTACCCAGGTTTTAGGAAAAGGGTAATGAAtttgaaaacagacattttatgGGAGTTAGCTGTGAAAAGGATTAGGAGGAGGAAGGTAGGCATAAGTGAAGGAATGTATTTGCTTTCTCTGGATGCCCTAAATCAGTGAAGGCTGCTGATAAGCAGAGGCAGGAGTgcagcctgctcctgcaggcTATGGGATACTGCAAGTTGCACTATCGTAAGGTCCTTGCACACTTGAAGTCTGAGGTCAAGATCAGACTTGAGTTTCTCATAATGTGAAAGGTTCATGCAACTCCATTAAAAGGCCACAGCAGAGCAGTATTACTCAGGCTTTGAGTGACCATACAGACTATGCAGCTTGCTTTGGTGACAGACCAGTTCCTCAGGAGTGACAACGGCTCCTTCTTGTTCTGCCCTGTTACACAGGTCATTGCGTACGATACCAAGGAGGAGGATGAGAGCGCCCTGGATGCAGACAGCCGGCAAGGGCGCCTCTCCCAGGAGGATCTGTCTGCCCGCCGCTCCCTAGGGAAGCTCAGCATCACTGGGGAATGGGCTGCCAAGGGCCATAGGCAGGACAGCAGCGAGCTGGACAGCAAGCTGCGCGACCGGAGCGTGGAAAACGACAGTCGGCAGAAATTCGACAGCCGCGAGACGGAAGGAGATGATGACAGCAAGGCTGGTGTAAGAGGGGACAGCCACTGGAGTGCGGAAAGCAGGGAGAGCCAGGCCCGCATTCTGCCTGAGATCCCTGATGAGGACAGCAATCAAACTCTGGAGAGCGCCGAGGACGCTCAGGATCGTCACAGCATCGAAAATAATGAAGTCACCCTTTAAAGtgaaacaaatgtaattttttccccttcttcatcagttcctaCGtaagcggggcggggggggggggggagtaGCTTCATTTCAGGTAACTGTTTGTAAATGTAGAGCCGCATGGTCATTTTTTTGAGTTTGGGGCATCCTCCCCTCGGCTGCCAGCGCTGCCCGTCGCACCAGTGCCCCAGGATATGGTCCGGGAGGGTGCGGGGAAGCCAGATGAACGCTGCTGGACGCACAGAGCGAGCGTTACCTCTCTGGCGTGCTgcttttctgtactgccagcctGTATTTTGCTGTAACTGGagttataaataaaaacacaaaaaaccctgaACCTCTGGGCTGCGTTGCTCTGTGCTGCGGGATTTCTGGCTGTGTGAAGAGGTTTAATACCACTCCTTTTGGAAATCATGTGAAGTTAGCCGTTCTCCCGCGCTTTATCAAGTGGGTAAAACCTTCGGCGGCGCCTGCTCGTGCTTTTACCGAAGCGGAGCGGCGAGCGGGCCGCTACCACAGAGGGCGCCGCCGGGCTCCCCGCCTCGGGAGCGGGTGGGCGGAGGCGCTCGGCCCCCTCTGACGGCCCGGCCGAGGGAGGGAGGCCCGCTCTGCCGCTCCCCCTCGGACAACTCCGTCTCTCTCCGTGCCCCGGGCTTTCCGGGCCGCCGCCGCAGTGACGGGAaggggcggcggcggctgctaATGGCGGGCCGCGGGcgggagcagctggagctggagcggcTGGGCGAGGCGGAGCGGGCCGGCTCCTGCCCGCCGTCGCCGCCGCTCTCCGCCTGTTCGCGGCAGGCCTGGAGCCGGGACAACCCGGGCTTCGAGCCCGAGGAGGAGTCGGCGGCAGCAAGGCCGGTGCTGGAGATGGACGTGGAGTGGGGCAGCCCCGCGGCCGGCGCTTCGTCGTCGCTGGGCAGCGGCGCGGCCGGTCAGGCcggcgggcggcggcagcggcggctcccggcggggcgcggcggggcggagGCACCGGGCCGGCCTCAGGGACCGCCCGACGGCGCCGCGCCCCACCGGGCGGCGTGGGCCAAGCGGCTGGCGCGGCGTCTGCGAGGTGAGACCCTCTGTTCCCCCCTCCCGCCTTCCTCACAGCCCGGCCCCTCCTCCCCGAGCGGGGCGCCGAGTTTCCCTGGGCTCCTGCGGCGCGGCTGCCTCTTCCCGCAGACCGCCGCCCAGAGGAACGTCCATAAGTTGTTTGTCGTCCTTCTCTTCCACCCGCCCCTTCGCTACCTGTCCTGTGTTTCCTCCACCCATGTTCTTTTCCCACCTCCCGTCCGTGTCGCCACGTCTTCATGCCCCTCCATGTGCGCACCTCTGTCCCGTTTACACCCGAGCACACAGCTCTCTCTTTGCTCTCCTCTGGAGCACAGAGCTCTCTGCCCCCCTGAGCCCTGGCTGCTTTCACTGCATGGTCTCCTGAGTAGTTTTTTGGATGCGTGTGGCTTTCCTGACCCCCAGCACCTGGTCTTTCGAGGACTGGAGCAGAATTCTTGTCTTTTTGCCCCCTTTTTCAGCACCTTCTGTCCTGTGAAAGGGCAGCATTTGTGCTTAGAGCGAGGTTGCTGGCAAGGTGTTTTATTTAAGAAGAggctggacaatgccctcagacatatggtgtgaactgtagggttgtcacatgcagagacaggagttggacttggtgatccttgtgggtccctcccaactcaggacattctatgattttatgattctatgattctattaattTTACAATACTGTGCACGGCCTTGGAGCTGCCCTCGGTTGTTGAGAGCTGCCTGTTGATGTGCAGCTCATGACTGGGCACATAGCTTGAAGCATAAGCGGGACCACATCAAATGAGCATTTGGAGTGTTGTCCTAAGTTTACTGTATTAACTTTGCTGAGCCAGCCCTGCACAGGGGTTGATTTGacacagcagagaaaatgaTGGATGGGGAGTCGTTCAGAATCAAGgttgtccatttttttttttgcttccccTGTCCTCTCGATGCCATTCTAATAAAGGTTTGGTAAAATACTTTAATTGAATAAATAGTTCATATCCCTTGCCTGCCCTGCTACCTAAAACAATGTCCCTTGGGCTAGAATAACCAGTTTGGGAGCTGATGTGTATCTGTAGcttgaacttttaaaaatttctgctTTCAGGCTGATGGATGAGGACCGTCAAGTCTTTAACTTGATAACGTGATACATCCTTTCAACTGCTGTGGTTCTCTTTTTAGTGTGAGCCTATGTATCAAGTGTGTGCTGCATGTAGAGTGGTGCAAAGTTACACATTcctgcagtgaaaaaaaaaaaaaaaggtaaaaaatattttcaataatgGCTGTGGACCAAGCTGTCTTGCTGTTTGAGACAGTGTACACTGGTAGTATACtatatttaactttaaaatgaaaagacgTGGTTTCATGTTCTAGGAATGTTCAGAGTAGGTTTGTCCCTGTGGTTACTATCCACAGTTTCTGTTGATTTCTGATCTGCGTACATTTTGTGTTTATAGGCAAGTGTAACTAAAGTTACTGTAGTAGACAGATCCTTTTCTGGCTCTTCCATGAGAATGTTGTTGCCATTAATTCACAGGCGCAGTAACTGTCTGGGTGTGACTGATGTGCTGTGGAGGAGCCGCAGGGTGCTGGAGAACACGATCACTGCAGGCTGCATAGGAAAAGGGCCTATTTCAAGCCTGAAATTAATATAGGGCACTTGAAAGATAACCGAGATTTAGCACAGTAAAGAGTACTCAATAGATCTTCTGACATTTCATGGATAACTGTGGGGATCtttgaagactggaaaaaaactCAGTAGTCAGTTTTATTTCGAGATGTCTTAAAGGCGAGTTGGCATagatttatttaatgaaattcCATTTCACTAGGCAGGATTCAACACAAGTGATTAATCCTGTGGATATCAAAAGTGATAGTGTTACTGTGGCTAAACAAGTTACTGCTCATCAGCTGAGGGATATTGCATGGCAGCTTACACTTTTCTTGCTGTCATTTGTGAAATAAAGCTTGCACAGACAGGATTTAGAGTAATGGGATTTTGGTAATTGCTACCATGAGGGAGACTGTAACAGGAGTTACTAAGTGAATAGAAACTCAGCCGCTTCAGACTATCTGTATTTTAGTTCTTTTGAGGGATTCTTTTCAAATTCTAACGTGATTCTCTGTGAAGTAGCTTCAGTCCCTCTGGTTTTGCAGATCTCTTCAGCAAACATCCCAGCTGCTGGGGGGAGAGTAGAGCATGACTTTTCAACTCTGTTAAGGAGAAAGTCATCAAAGTTTTTATGGGTAAGAGCAAGATCCATTTCCAGAGCCAGGCCAGGAAGTTAATCTTCTCCTCAGAGCTGCACTTGGTCACCCGGTGCTACTGTGTCCTCATGTGCATCAACACTAAGGAGTGGATGTGGGATGTTTCTTGAAAGGTTTTCTTGGTTATTGTCAAATGGAGGTATCATAAATAATTTCCAGTCACTCATTAATCCTTACTTTCATGGAGAATGCATCATGACCATTTTATTGAGTTGAACTAGTGCAGGCTCCGATTATACCTTGCTAAGGGATATGAACTAAGGATTGTGAggctgtgttttgttgttgttttgggacAAAGCATCTTTGCCTGAGGGTCACCCACCTTCCTCAGcccccttctttccccagcATCTGAATTGCTGAATAGGCAGATTAGTTATTGAGATGTATCTTGGCTTGAGGGCTTTCAGAACTCAAGACTTTTACATAAGTCTGAAGTATTGTGCATTCTGTACCTTATGAACTTGGATTTTTGATTAggtgtatgtgtatatgtaagTACATATACATTATAttgcatgtatgtgtgtatatataacattttatgtgtgtaaacaaaaatatttcaatttctgGTGTTACGTGACAAGCTAGACTTTTTATTGTAAGATGaaatttcatctcttttttttgcaGTTGCATTTGATCGTAATTTTTTGACAGCTCTTCTGAGTTTGTATACTCTTTAGGTAAGCCATTTGGGCTACAGAATGAGCATGAGAGAAGTGTTACTTGCAGATTTGTTTGAGAAATGAAAGTGCATAGATTCTGAAAAATACTTCATGGATAGAGAATTTATATAGGGAATGAACTGAAAATGATTAATCAAGGCTGGAAAGGAAGTGTTTCTGATGCTTGAAGTAGACATCACCTTAAGCCCAGCACTACTCACCACCTCTGTTCTCAATGCATCTAAACCAATATTCTAATAAGGCGAAAAGGGGAATAATGTATGGATCTTCTGAAAATGTGGCGTCTAATAAAAGCTTCAAGCTAGCTGGTGGGCAAATCAAGAGTTCATTTAGCACAAAGATAATCGAGCGATCACTGCtactggtttattttgtttgttggtttttgtttgttgatttgtttttgtttgtttgtcagtgtttttttttcttttgtttctgttttttcttcacatgtaACTTTCTGTTCCTTGCTGACTCCTAACAATATCCTAATATGACAGAATTTGAGCTGGCAGCCTCTCTGCTCGCCACATTTCTTGTTGGTGAGTAATGTGCCGACAGCCGGGACACAGCTTTCTCGCCAGCTCAGCTCACTGCCTGTTCcagccttttcttcctctcttctatGATGTTTTCCTGCCCTTATTATGAGGGTTGCTAGTGCAACGTAGTGCTGTATTATAGGCGAAATTTATTGGGTTCTTTATTATTAGTGACTCTGTAAATGTTCTTGTTCCTGTTTCTGTCTTCAAAAATGACCTAATGGTGAGGATTTGGCATTCTGTGTAGTAAAATGGTAGTCTTTATCTGTACATTTTCAGACTTAGCCTTAAAGAACAGCTTTGAAAAAGCTCTCTTGTTTTGGGGGCTGACACCAGTGAAGATTATAACTAATTTAGGAGTGTGAACAAGAGATTAATGCTAAGACTTTTAGTGCTTGCTGTGCCTGCTAGAGAAGTTTTCTAGCTGACTTTGTGGTTAGGTCACAGCTTAAAAAATGTGGTAGCTGAAAGGCTTCTAAAAACACctgacatgtttttttttttctgaataaaccTTGGATTTGCAGGTAGATCAAAGAGCTTCCTTATTCCTGTCTCTTAGTTAACAAATGAAGTTCTGTAGCAAGCAGATTAGCCTGTTCTAGCCTTGCATCAATGgttgcaaagcagcagctctcgCTTCATTGTCACCTTTGTAAAGTTGCAGTTTCAGTTGACTCCAAATTGCCGTGCTATATTTGGTGGATCCAAGCTTTTTTCCTAGGGAGTTTGAGGTTATTTCATTTCCATCTACTGGAAACataaagaatgttttaaaaggcTGGCTGTTTAAAATACCTTAAAAGGAAAAGAGTGGAAGTTTGGCACTTTCTGTAAGAGTGAATATTTATATGCTTTCTCTCCTGCTGTAAACTAAGGTCAAATTGCCTTGGTTTATTTAGCCTTAAATGAAGAGAAGTTCCTTGAAGGTAGCAGCTTTTTTTCCGTTCTATATCAGGCACAGAAATAAGTATGGTGGTTGATAACTGTCTGCTGTTCTCAGATGATTGTTTCTTTTAGTgactccatttaaaaaaaaaaaaaaaaagtctgcttttctttaacGTTTTTGGAAGGGATTGCCAAAGTCCAATAAGTTCCACTGTcttcttgaaaacctccagtgtGATATCATGAAGCTACTAACAGGCATAAGTAGTTGAGCTAACACAGTTGCCCAGTTTCACAGCAGGTGCTGATTTAGACCACTCCTGGTGTTTCAGTGATAACTTTTTTGtgcaagaaaagaaatcatGGAAATACTCACCAAGATCCCCACTGTGTCTTTGTTGGACATGGCTTGCCCATCTGGGAGAGGGCGGTTACCGTTTGTTTCctttacaaatatatttgacTGACGTATCCTCCTTTTTGGTAGAAAGTTAAGAGTACTAATGAAGATTCAATACTGAAAGTGTGTTTTCATTCATCTGACaatgctttttgtattttaaacaaacaccacactgcGTTTCTTGAAGGATGGCTATCTGTGGGTGTCTTTGTGTACTTACGGAAGGGCAACCCAAAGAAGTTGTTCTTGCTTGAACTTATTAATACATCAGTTTTCAATCCTTAGAAGAACCTTCCACAGACATGATGTGGGTTAACCACTTGACTAATTATGTCGCTTGTGTATCTGGTATCAGACACCTGTGTA from the Columba livia isolate bColLiv1 breed racing homer chromosome 4, bColLiv1.pat.W.v2, whole genome shotgun sequence genome contains:
- the SPP1 gene encoding osteopontin; the protein is MKVAVLCLCLISIVAAWPVSKSKQHAVSGSSEEKYDPRSHHLHRQHHKHVNSQSWESLQHTQNDLAQQTLDSSEESVDVPVQAHFPVVSSKSHEDVDGDDDDTDESDEDDDGFPTDVPVTVPFSPFTRGDSAGRGDSAGRGDSVAYAVRAKATVVKSSKIRKAAKQVIAYDTKEEDESALDADSRQGRLSQEDLSARRSLGKLSITGEWAAKGHRQDSSELDSKLRDRSVENDSRQKFDSRETEGDDDSKAGVRGDSHWSAESRESQARILPEIPDEDSNQTLESAEDAQDRHSIENNEVTL